The following is a genomic window from Solanum lycopersicum chromosome 6, SLM_r2.1.
TGTCAGTCAAGTTAGGGAAGCACAAGGTTTTACCACAAACCTGATTGTAATCTCCATCATCGctaaattcttcttcttcctctccaACTTTCTCCTCTGGATCTTCGTCCTCGTCTTcaccatcttttttcttttcatcatcGCCCTATGCATTTGCAGTGAAAAGAAACATAACACTCAAAAGATAAACATTACAGTAGACAAGTCAACCTTTTTTGCTAAAACACCTCAAAggaaacatttttttatatggaCAAAGGTAAAACCTTAGACTTTTGATCAAGCTTTTCCAAAAGATCCAATTTTCCCATGTCTGTCAGCAAAAAACAATTTCATGAGCTCGACAAATTACAACAAACAGAAGGCAAAAGAGAGAAAAGCAtccacatttctttttcttgacaTCTAAATTGATCAAGTACATTGTGTCTACTGAAATTGACAAAGACGCGCTTGTGCATATCACATAAGTTAAAACAAGGTTCCAAACCCAGCTTGGTGTCTTTAAAGAGCTCTATCACTGATCAATGGATTGATACACTCAACTTGAAGCAATTACACCATATGCTAACATGGGACATTCAGGTATGTAGTTGCAAATGATCATTATTTGGGTGTCTCCAAGTACATGTGATACAAAGCCAATGTCTGCCAGGCAATGTACTCATGATGCTTTGCTAGAGGTTCTGATGTAGGTTTATTCAAAGAGCTTTGCTATAAATCAGTACTTCTATTACCAAAGTGTAAAAGCTTTGTTTTTTTGATAAGGTAAATAACTTTATTGACAAACCAAACTGTAAAGATTTTATGCATAGTATGTTCAGAGAACATGATTTGCAACTCGACAGTCGACAGTTAAGAAGATCTATATATGAAAGAGAAAGGAAGGCAATTATCCTAACCATTAGGATTGAGGCACAGTTGTTGTTGTatgaaatagaaaagaaaatcaaatcatGGTACTTTACCTAAATCTGGGGTCCAACGCATTCCGTCTGTGTTATCTCTCCTCTTCCTTCCACCTATAATATTTATAAGCACATAACGCATCTAATTATGCAAACATTATAGGTTCAAGAGATCTGAATAAGCAACATGTCAAAGAATTTAAGAATTAAGGAATAAAACCTTCAGCTAGTTCTGCAGGAACATAATCAGGCTCCATTCTTATGAATTTGTCCAATGGTGGCTTTGCCTTGTCCCTCTCTGACTTCTTATCCGAGAATCTTTCTATATCCATTTTCGTTTCTAGAAACATAATATGTGATGTACAGAAGATCAGAAATCTAAAACTAGCAAAGGCTCATACAAAGTAACACGTAAATAATGAAGTAATCTGAAGTTCCGAATGTCAGGCGTAGAATAACAAGACATTAAATGTCAAATCATGCAGAGGGGTATTTCAGCTATAGGAGATCGGAAATCTGATACTATGCACTGTGGACATAAACCGGAGCATCAAATAATCCATAATCATTATCAGATAATGCAAGATGGAGaatgattaattttcaaagacTTCAGAAGGATTGACCATTCTaacagaaaatgttttccaaactGTACTCGAAATGAACCAACCACCTGAACCTCATGTTTTTTCCTTTCAGAATTATATAGCTTCCCTAATTTGCATTGTTGACCATCACAAATTCTCAGgaggagaaaatgtaagaacaggatcttcaaaaagaaaaaacagatcCTCTGAAAGAAGAGTCCATGATGACTCGTTGAAATGACAATCTGCTAGACGCTAGTATAGCAGCATGCAAAAAATATGAGTATCAGATAAGGTAGAAATACAGGGCTAAGAGCTTAAGCGTTCGCACTGCAGACGCCAGGCTAGTCATAGCCCGCCaggtttgggttgtgacaaaacGATAGTATGTATAGATAGCTTAATAAGTGGCTTTATCCATTGCTAAACAAGTTGTATGACATTTCCTCACAAATAGTAGTAAAAGTTTCAAGAATTTGAATTCTTACTCTTCGAAACATCACTTTCATCTGCCAAATAATAAGGAGAGGAGTTCCAGAACTTCTGTAAACTTGCCTGCCAAATTGCCAAATTTATCTTTTCCGTGACACCAGCTGCATTACCCAAGTTCTCAAGTTCCTGCAAAAGGTAGAAAGCTTTGTGTTATCTGCAACCCAGACGACCACAGTAAGCTCAAAACATTTTCAATCACAAGTAGTAAGAGATCTATCTTTATCAAGTTCAATAGTTAATCTCAGCTAACAGGCTTCTAGTGATTACAGACATTAGTCAGCTAGGATTATATCTACCAAAAAAATATGAGCCAGGTTAAATCAACTAAACGAACAGTGGACATGATCTCAACCTCCCGTAACACAAGTGATAAGACACATTAATCAGGGCTTATATCAAATGTTTTCACTTGAATATAGAATATACTGTATAGCAACCAAAAAACAGAAAATCATCCTTTCGGAAGCCACTTTTCCTATAccttcacaaaaaaattgatcGCTAACATAAGCACACGTTTTTACAGCTTCAAAAGTTGCAAAAATTTCATCCATTTccaaaatcaatatattaatCAACTATGCgtcaatttcaaattaattgtgTCAACTATATGATTCATACAGCTTTATTTATGTGGTATACAGATGGTTCATTATAGTTCAATTATTTTATCTAACAGTGGACCTATCACAACCCTCGTCCCACATTCAAACTTGCGACCAAGCTCATTAAATAATGTTACCCATCCAGAAACATATATTGTATCATAATTCGTGTGAAGAATATAACATTAACGAACCAAAGGATTTCACTTACAGGGAAAAGTTCAAATGAGACTTGCTTAGCCAGCCGTTGGCCATTAAATCCTCCCCGCCCCCGCCCCCGCCCTCTGAAGGCCATTAAATCAAACCCTGTATCATGGTCCATAAAAAAGATTAATACAGTATTacctggaaaaaaaaaacagtagtcacatcataatttttttgttgcttAACCAGTTGGATAAATACTTGTAGGGGTAAACATGGTTCAGTTTGAGTCttcaaaagggaaaaataaaacatagatATACCAAACCAGACAATCATAAAGCTATTCTTTCAATCACATAATTATTAGTTGTTGACTAAGTATAAAATGAATTTCTCATCTGATAGTGTTTTGCCTCTTGCTATAGAGCATGTATACCAAAAGCCAAGCAAAATTTAAAGTGATGTAAGTATTCTTATGTATCCACAGACTAGAGCAtgtattagaataggaatagagTCATGGGAACATTTTTGACAAAAGCAacagagaaacaaaaaaaaaaaaaaaagagagctTGAGacattttcaacaaaaattttAGGCATAAAAATGAACAAGACTTGAGCAAATCATGCTATAtactactccctccgtccacttttaattgtcatggTTTCCTTTCTTAGAGTCAAACATGTTACGATGCTTTTTTTCATCACACTGATATGTAAAAGAATTGCACTTCAAAATACTctttatatagtttttgaatatctaaatttttttatctaaaatatcgaattaatgtaatctatttaacttcaaaaattaggcaaattgactttcgattaAAGGTGGAAAGGATAGAGTGCTAGACAGCAAAAACAGTAAACCAAAAGTAAATGCACATGAGGTCAATTAACATT
Proteins encoded in this region:
- the LOC101246067 gene encoding uncharacterized protein, coding for MAFRGRGRGRGGFNGQRLAKQVSFELFPELENLGNAAGVTEKINLAIWQASLQKFWNSSPYYLADESDVSKKTKMDIERFSDKKSERDKAKPPLDKFIRMEPDYVPAELAEGGRKRRDNTDGMRWTPDLDMGKLDLLEKLDQKSKGDDEKKKDGEDEDEDPEEKVGEEEEEFSDDGDYNQNLYDYDDDEDDYNMNEDNNDDAMY